In one Mycobacteroides chelonae genomic region, the following are encoded:
- the ligD gene encoding non-homologous end-joining DNA ligase, with the protein MLQVAGREVTITHPDKVVFPPGEDTAGVTKADLVHYYLDVAEGALRGVRDRPMILKRFVKGISQEAVFQKRVPEKRPDWIASAELHYARGTSAREAVVTDAASLAWVVNLGCVDLNPHPVRADDLDHPDELRIDLDPVPGVPWSQILDVAFVVRAVLEDHGLTAWPKTSGSRGFHIYAPIAPRWTFRELRLAAETVAREVERRAPELATSRWWKEERHGVFVDFNQNAKDRTVASAYSVRATPDARVSTPLRWDEVARCRPSEFTLHTVRERFAEIGDPWRDMDAERQAGTGALDQLLELAAELGPAEKAPKGASRDGRRQSIMPLVEIARTKTKPEAEAAFGMWRDKYPVVAKLLEPQDILIDGMRGPSSIWYRVRVNLVHVPEAERPAQEELIADYSPWG; encoded by the coding sequence GTGCTGCAGGTCGCGGGGCGCGAGGTCACCATCACGCACCCCGACAAGGTGGTCTTTCCCCCGGGTGAGGACACAGCGGGCGTCACCAAGGCCGACCTGGTGCACTACTACCTGGATGTCGCCGAAGGGGCGCTGCGCGGCGTGCGTGACCGGCCGATGATTCTGAAGCGGTTCGTCAAGGGCATCTCACAGGAGGCGGTGTTCCAGAAACGGGTGCCCGAGAAGCGGCCGGACTGGATTGCCTCCGCGGAGCTGCACTACGCGCGCGGAACCTCCGCCCGAGAGGCCGTTGTCACCGATGCGGCGTCGTTGGCGTGGGTGGTCAACCTGGGATGTGTCGACCTCAATCCGCACCCAGTGCGTGCAGACGATCTGGATCATCCTGACGAGCTGCGTATTGACCTGGACCCCGTCCCGGGGGTGCCGTGGAGCCAGATCCTCGATGTCGCGTTCGTCGTGCGCGCGGTTCTTGAAGACCATGGGCTGACGGCATGGCCGAAGACGTCTGGCTCGCGCGGCTTTCATATCTACGCGCCCATCGCGCCGCGATGGACGTTCCGGGAGCTGCGTCTGGCCGCCGAGACGGTGGCCCGCGAGGTGGAGCGGCGCGCCCCGGAGCTGGCGACCAGCCGGTGGTGGAAGGAGGAACGCCATGGGGTGTTCGTCGACTTCAACCAGAACGCCAAGGATCGCACGGTGGCCTCGGCGTACTCCGTGCGTGCGACCCCCGATGCCCGGGTGTCGACGCCGCTGCGCTGGGACGAGGTCGCCCGTTGTCGCCCTTCGGAGTTCACGCTGCACACCGTGCGCGAACGATTCGCTGAGATCGGCGATCCGTGGCGGGACATGGACGCCGAAAGGCAAGCCGGCACCGGGGCGCTGGATCAGCTCCTGGAGCTGGCCGCCGAACTGGGCCCCGCCGAAAAAGCCCCGAAAGGCGCTTCCCGGGACGGTCGGCGTCAGTCGATCATGCCGTTGGTCGAGATTGCGCGAACCAAGACCAAGCCGGAGGCTGAGGCCGCGTTCGGCATGTGGCGGGACAAGTATCCAGTAGTAGCTAAATTACTTGAACCGCAAGACATTCTGATTGACGGCATGCGCGGCCCCAGCTCGATTTGGTATCGGGTGCGAGTCAACCTGGTGCACGTCCCCGAGGCCGAGCGGCCCGCGCAGGAGGAACTGATCGCCGACTACTCGCCGTGGGGCTAG
- a CDS encoding cytochrome c oxidase subunit 3: MFLFGDMIVFAAFFAVIAHYRSSEAEAFTSGQSQLNLGLGALNTVLLLSGSLLVAIGLEKARNGSTHAARYYLAAAGSGICFVSVKLIEYHEVTSQGLSPMTSHFFMVYFIFTGIHLVHTIVATVILGAMTYASRGAAASSDIRLLEGGSCFWHLIDLLWIGLFSLLYLA; encoded by the coding sequence GTGTTTCTGTTCGGCGACATGATCGTCTTCGCGGCATTCTTTGCCGTCATCGCACACTATCGATCATCCGAAGCAGAGGCATTCACCTCCGGGCAATCCCAGTTGAACCTTGGCCTCGGGGCACTCAATACCGTTCTGCTGCTGAGCGGCTCACTGCTCGTGGCAATCGGCCTGGAGAAGGCGCGAAACGGATCAACACACGCGGCCCGCTATTACCTAGCGGCGGCAGGCAGTGGTATCTGCTTCGTCAGCGTGAAATTAATTGAATACCATGAGGTTACAAGCCAAGGCTTGAGCCCGATGACCAGTCACTTCTTCATGGTCTACTTCATCTTCACGGGAATCCATCTGGTTCACACCATTGTTGCCACGGTCATACTCGGGGCGATGACGTATGCATCACGCGGTGCCGCGGCCAGTTCGGACATCCGGCTCCTCGAGGGAGGCTCCTGTTTCTGGCATCTCATCGACCTCTTGTGGATCGGGCTCTTCTCACTTCTCTATCTGGCATAG
- a CDS encoding cytochrome C oxidase subunit IV family protein: protein MNLTYSRKATLVFLVLIAATCISLLLDTEKGHGYNISSIIVAITFVKIWLVGNYFMELRQAPGVLQFLFGGYVASVLAILLGFFYV from the coding sequence ATGAATCTCACATACAGTCGCAAAGCGACACTGGTTTTCCTGGTTCTCATTGCGGCAACATGTATCTCGCTACTGCTTGACACCGAGAAGGGACATGGCTACAACATCTCATCGATAATCGTCGCCATCACTTTCGTCAAGATCTGGCTGGTAGGGAACTACTTCATGGAGCTGCGCCAAGCGCCAGGGGTGCTGCAGTTCCTCTTCGGTGGATACGTCGCATCCGTCCTGGCGATCCTGCTCGGGTTCTTCTATGTGTAG
- a CDS encoding MerR family transcriptional regulator, with product MTEYRIDDLARASGTTTRNIRGYQERGLLPRPLRRGRTAIYNDWHLRQLRAINRLLSEGFTLKHITKFLSGLQRGAQLADVLDLSDLEGLLEKRFSNAAQGNLSLRELEETLGPIDSAALARLVEAGLIQPVDGSDSYLVTDLDTIDNFAALISLGMRVTDLADIHVRTNAKLDDAARVLIGAARDEVARQRGPGWVPSTDDELAWATELIGTMRRAATHTSHAAMNRALDDALRAEMDLYREQAQLPTDPA from the coding sequence ATGACCGAGTACCGGATCGACGACCTCGCGCGGGCATCGGGGACGACGACCCGGAACATCCGTGGTTATCAAGAACGAGGGCTCCTGCCCCGGCCGCTGCGCCGGGGCAGGACAGCCATCTATAACGATTGGCATCTGCGCCAGTTGAGGGCGATTAATCGCCTGCTCAGCGAGGGTTTCACTCTCAAACACATCACGAAGTTTCTCAGTGGGCTGCAGCGCGGTGCCCAGCTCGCCGATGTGCTCGACCTGTCGGATCTGGAGGGCCTGCTCGAGAAGCGGTTCTCCAACGCTGCCCAGGGAAATCTCTCGTTGAGGGAGCTCGAAGAGACGCTCGGCCCGATCGATTCGGCGGCCCTTGCGCGCCTGGTCGAAGCCGGGCTGATCCAGCCTGTTGACGGCTCGGATTCTTATCTCGTCACCGATCTCGACACCATTGACAACTTCGCGGCGTTGATCTCCCTCGGAATGAGAGTGACCGACCTAGCCGACATCCACGTGAGGACCAACGCGAAGCTCGACGATGCCGCCCGGGTGCTTATCGGTGCCGCGCGCGATGAGGTGGCACGTCAACGTGGGCCCGGTTGGGTTCCCTCCACCGACGACGAACTGGCTTGGGCAACAGAACTTATCGGGACGATGCGCCGTGCGGCGACGCACACCTCGCACGCTGCCATGAACCGAGCGCTCGATGATGCGCTGCGCGCCGAGATGGACCTGTACCGGGAGCAGGCGCAGCTGCCCACCGATCCTGCGTGA
- a CDS encoding flavin-containing monooxygenase, translating into MNISVAIIGAGFAGIGAAIRLKDKGITDFAIFERGDTVGGTWRDNTYPGAACDIPSRLYSYSFAPNAEWSHTYSGSGEILGYIDQMVESAGLRSYIRFGHNVVGLTYDEANGEWTVEFEGQEPVRARTVIMASGPLANVSFPAIPGLESYEGHKIHSARWDHDYDFTGKRVAVVGTGASAVQIIPELVKSAELVKVFQRTPGWVLPRVNRATGSRLKQLYRNWPLSQRLARAAWFWGHESVAMGVVWDTPFTRVVEAVSSAHRRMQVKDPWLRRQLTPDFSAGCKRLLMTSDYYPALQAENCKLVTWPIARLAPKGIRTVEGIEHQFDCIVFATGFDVCKAGTPFPVTGIDGRDLATEWSGGAYAFRSVAVSGYPNLFLTFGPNSGPGHSSALVYMEAQINYITDAIAAVVNNGWKSVEPRPEIQESYNQDIQRRLQSTTWNSGCQSWYLTDDGFNATMFPGFATQYVNQLKRFDLQDYKITVSNTSDELILTGPASKP; encoded by the coding sequence ATGAACATCTCCGTAGCCATCATCGGTGCCGGATTTGCCGGCATCGGTGCAGCGATCCGCCTGAAAGACAAGGGAATCACCGACTTCGCGATCTTCGAGCGCGGGGACACGGTGGGTGGCACCTGGCGTGACAACACCTACCCCGGGGCGGCGTGCGACATTCCCTCGAGGCTGTACTCCTACAGTTTCGCGCCAAATGCCGAGTGGTCGCACACGTACTCCGGTAGCGGTGAAATCCTGGGCTATATCGACCAGATGGTCGAATCGGCAGGCCTTCGGTCGTACATCCGCTTCGGGCACAATGTCGTTGGCCTCACGTATGACGAGGCCAACGGGGAGTGGACTGTCGAGTTCGAGGGCCAGGAACCGGTGCGGGCCCGCACCGTCATCATGGCGTCCGGCCCACTCGCGAATGTGAGCTTTCCGGCCATTCCGGGCCTTGAGAGCTACGAGGGCCACAAGATCCACAGCGCGCGATGGGATCACGATTACGACTTCACCGGCAAGCGAGTGGCAGTGGTCGGCACGGGAGCCAGCGCCGTCCAGATCATCCCGGAACTGGTGAAGTCCGCCGAGCTGGTGAAGGTTTTCCAGCGGACGCCCGGCTGGGTTTTGCCCCGCGTCAACCGCGCCACCGGCAGTCGGCTCAAACAGCTGTACCGCAACTGGCCGCTCAGCCAGCGGCTGGCGCGTGCGGCCTGGTTCTGGGGACATGAGTCGGTGGCCATGGGTGTTGTGTGGGATACACCATTCACCCGCGTGGTCGAGGCGGTCAGCTCCGCGCACCGGCGCATGCAGGTCAAGGACCCGTGGCTGCGCCGGCAGCTGACACCCGATTTCTCGGCCGGCTGCAAGCGTCTGCTGATGACCAGTGACTACTACCCAGCCTTGCAGGCAGAGAACTGCAAGCTGGTCACCTGGCCCATCGCCCGGCTGGCCCCGAAGGGTATTCGCACGGTAGAGGGTATTGAGCACCAGTTCGATTGCATCGTCTTTGCCACCGGTTTCGACGTGTGCAAGGCCGGGACGCCCTTCCCGGTCACCGGGATCGACGGACGGGACCTGGCCACCGAGTGGTCGGGAGGGGCATATGCCTTCCGCAGCGTGGCGGTGTCGGGCTATCCCAATCTGTTCCTTACCTTCGGACCCAATTCGGGACCGGGGCACAGTTCGGCGCTGGTGTACATGGAGGCGCAGATCAACTACATCACCGACGCGATCGCGGCGGTGGTCAACAACGGCTGGAAATCGGTGGAGCCCCGCCCCGAGATCCAGGAGAGCTACAACCAGGACATCCAGCGGCGCCTGCAATCCACCACGTGGAACTCGGGCTGCCAGAGCTGGTACCTGACGGATGACGGCTTCAACGCGACGATGTTCCCCGGATTCGCCACGCAGTACGTCAACCAACTCAAGAGATTCGACCTGCAGGACTATAAAATCACTGTCTCGAACACCAGTGACGAACTGATACTGACAGGGCCAGCTTCGAAACCATGA
- a CDS encoding reductase, which yields MSMDLDNMLQMIKDKQWSLADIDWEAPGAELIEPELHAKLKPFIADLMWIENVGARGFAALAKKAPNPTLKSIYEHFHAEEQKHANAELALMRRWGMLENDEIPSPSINVQLVINWLDKYSDGMSLSFLGTVIPMLEVALDGALIKFITDEVKDPIAQEAFKRINSDESRHLAVDFEVMDILGHAKMRKMLIEFVGGWLKPSLLIGVLSYVPLLNKMRDNIVAMGVDEERLYGAMKRYKSVGERNENVRRLPNYRIISWHAMKVINRKSKYHITADLLVKLTGRIPMRLVENKPTWSQELTYEPVA from the coding sequence ATGTCAATGGATCTCGACAACATGCTGCAGATGATCAAAGACAAGCAATGGTCCCTGGCCGACATCGACTGGGAGGCGCCCGGTGCCGAGCTGATCGAGCCAGAGCTACATGCCAAGCTCAAGCCGTTCATCGCGGATCTGATGTGGATCGAGAACGTCGGCGCACGCGGATTCGCGGCGCTGGCCAAGAAGGCGCCGAACCCCACTCTCAAGAGCATTTACGAGCACTTTCATGCCGAAGAGCAGAAGCACGCCAACGCCGAGCTCGCGCTGATGCGCCGGTGGGGCATGCTCGAGAACGACGAAATCCCTTCCCCGAGTATCAATGTGCAGTTGGTGATCAACTGGCTCGACAAGTACTCCGACGGGATGTCGCTGTCGTTCCTGGGGACGGTCATCCCCATGCTGGAGGTCGCTCTGGATGGTGCACTGATCAAGTTCATCACCGACGAGGTCAAGGATCCGATCGCGCAGGAGGCCTTCAAGCGGATCAACTCCGACGAATCGCGGCATCTTGCAGTGGATTTCGAAGTCATGGACATCCTCGGCCATGCCAAGATGCGCAAGATGCTCATCGAGTTTGTCGGCGGCTGGCTCAAGCCCAGCCTGCTGATCGGCGTGCTGAGCTATGTGCCGCTGCTCAACAAGATGCGCGACAACATCGTGGCGATGGGTGTCGACGAGGAACGTCTCTATGGGGCGATGAAACGGTACAAGAGCGTGGGCGAGCGTAACGAGAATGTCCGGCGGCTGCCGAACTACCGCATCATCTCCTGGCATGCGATGAAGGTGATCAATCGCAAGTCCAAGTACCACATCACCGCTGACTTGCTCGTGAAATTGACGGGCAGAATTCCCATGCGGTTGGTGGAGAACAAGCCCACCTGGTCGCAGGAACTCACCTACGAACCCGTCGCCTGA
- a CDS encoding SDR family NAD(P)-dependent oxidoreductase — translation MAQLLLFYFLMGLLDVFRRPPISVNSKAVVTGAGSGIGRAFALELARRGGHVICADINAERVAETVAEIDRLSAGCAHAVTCDVSSRDEVEKLVFEAQEVFAGPPTLVINNAGVGIGGKPVGEIGMDDWKWALGINLWGVIYGCELFTPLLRAAGRGGIINVASAAGFAAGPSMASYNVSKAGVMSLSETLAAELSGTDINVTVLCPTVVKTNIFKDARLTGVEIGTSGLVDRLIELTGFSPERVAVSTLDAHDQGRLYVVPQFDAKVIWHFKRHFPVLHARVAGLLGRLLPTH, via the coding sequence ATGGCACAGTTGCTGTTGTTCTATTTCCTCATGGGGCTCCTTGACGTCTTCAGACGCCCGCCGATCTCTGTGAACTCAAAAGCAGTGGTCACCGGCGCGGGCAGTGGTATCGGGCGTGCTTTCGCTCTTGAACTGGCCCGCCGTGGCGGTCACGTGATCTGCGCGGACATCAACGCCGAACGGGTCGCGGAGACCGTGGCTGAGATAGACCGGCTGTCTGCGGGCTGCGCACATGCGGTGACCTGCGATGTCTCATCGCGAGATGAGGTGGAGAAGCTGGTCTTCGAGGCGCAGGAGGTGTTCGCGGGGCCGCCCACGCTGGTGATCAACAATGCGGGCGTCGGAATCGGCGGTAAGCCAGTCGGCGAGATCGGCATGGACGACTGGAAGTGGGCGCTGGGTATCAACCTGTGGGGCGTCATCTACGGCTGCGAACTGTTCACGCCATTGCTCCGTGCGGCCGGCCGCGGCGGAATCATCAACGTCGCCTCCGCCGCGGGGTTCGCGGCAGGTCCCTCGATGGCCTCGTACAACGTGTCCAAGGCCGGGGTCATGTCTCTGTCGGAAACCCTCGCTGCCGAGCTGAGCGGCACCGATATCAACGTGACCGTGCTGTGCCCCACCGTCGTCAAAACGAACATCTTCAAGGACGCTCGCCTCACCGGGGTGGAGATCGGCACCTCGGGCTTGGTCGACCGGCTCATCGAGCTCACCGGTTTTTCCCCGGAGAGGGTCGCCGTGAGCACCCTCGACGCACATGACCAGGGCCGCCTGTATGTGGTCCCGCAGTTCGACGCGAAGGTCATCTGGCACTTCAAACGGCACTTCCCCGTGCTACACGCGCGCGTTGCGGGCTTGCTTGGCCGCCTTCTTCCCACTCACTGA
- a CDS encoding ferredoxin--NADP reductase, with product MTTHASTAPSAYALEVLEVIAETPDAVSIVFAAPHDARADFAYKSGQFLTLRVPAGTDSVSRCYSLSSAPGLDEHLKVTVKRTSGGHASNWLCDNARAGMTLESLRPAGAFTMRDTVAVPVFVAAGSGITPIMSMIRTVLSHSVQNAVLVYANRDRESVIFEAELAALQSKYGSRLAIVHWIEAEAGLPTPDGLRALLPTPVPGTAAYLCGPAPFMDVAAAALGDTGLARENIHREVFVSLSTDAFAAAPVVATAPTDPDAVSATVEIEGDTHQISWPKTQILLDVLLGLGIDAPYVCREGNCGGCSYTLREGEVTMQVNDILDDHEIRHGVRLACQSLPQSDTLTIVFDR from the coding sequence ATGACGACGCACGCGTCCACCGCCCCCAGCGCATACGCACTGGAGGTGCTCGAAGTCATCGCCGAAACTCCCGATGCGGTCTCCATCGTGTTCGCCGCGCCGCACGACGCCCGGGCAGACTTCGCCTACAAATCCGGACAGTTCCTCACGCTGCGCGTACCGGCCGGCACGGACTCCGTATCTCGGTGCTACTCGCTCTCGAGCGCACCCGGCCTCGACGAACATCTGAAGGTCACCGTCAAACGCACATCCGGCGGCCATGCCTCGAACTGGCTGTGCGATAACGCTCGCGCCGGAATGACGCTCGAATCACTGCGCCCTGCAGGGGCATTCACCATGCGTGACACCGTGGCAGTTCCGGTGTTCGTGGCCGCGGGCAGCGGCATCACGCCGATCATGTCCATGATCCGGACGGTGCTCTCCCACTCCGTACAGAATGCAGTCCTTGTCTACGCCAACCGAGACCGCGAATCGGTGATCTTCGAGGCCGAGCTGGCGGCACTGCAGTCGAAATACGGGAGCCGCCTGGCGATCGTGCACTGGATCGAGGCGGAGGCCGGTCTGCCGACCCCGGACGGCCTGCGCGCGCTGCTGCCCACCCCAGTCCCCGGCACTGCCGCATATCTCTGTGGCCCAGCCCCTTTCATGGATGTAGCGGCGGCCGCACTAGGCGATACCGGACTGGCCCGAGAGAACATCCATCGTGAGGTCTTCGTGTCGCTGAGCACCGATGCCTTCGCCGCGGCACCAGTTGTCGCGACCGCACCGACCGATCCCGATGCGGTGAGCGCCACCGTCGAGATCGAGGGCGACACCCACCAGATCAGCTGGCCGAAAACACAGATCCTTCTGGATGTGCTCCTCGGCCTCGGCATCGATGCGCCCTACGTCTGCCGCGAGGGGAACTGCGGTGGTTGCTCCTACACCCTTCGCGAGGGTGAAGTGACAATGCAGGTCAACGACATCCTCGACGACCACGAGATCCGCCACGGCGTGCGGCTGGCGTGCCAGTCACTGCCGCAGTCGGACACATTGACCATCGTCTTCGACCGCTAG
- a CDS encoding acetoacetate--CoA ligase: MGSNAYERFVEHVSQRYGLSLKDYADVWRWSVDSVPQFWRALWEFFDVPGRGLRDGDDGVLSDSVMPCAQWFPGTELNYVSPMLRHAHLDGDAIVGVDEAGGRIAISWGELPGRIGAVAAELRRLGVGRGDCVAAYLPDVPDAMVAFLATAAVGAVWAGCGQDYAPEGAAARLGQLNPKVLISGPGYQYNGRWVDKAADTAELHRLLPGTPVLIVELPTGSEEPVVEMVPFDQPIWVLFSSGTTGKPKGIVHGHGGMLLEHLKGAGLHCDLGPGDVFFWQTALSWMMWNFRCSGLLVGATVVCYSGHPLYPNADRLWELLGSEAVSYFGTSPGHLQATKKAKLEPSAIHDLSALKTLGSSGSPLSPDLFDWVGAHVGVTVSSLSGGTDVCTAFAGGTPGVPAHPGELPARYLGVDLHSWSPDCRSLVGEVGEMVILQPMPCMPIRFWDDPDGSRYRAAYFEHEWADGPHPGVWRHGDWVTVTEHGSLVIHGRSDATLNRNGIRMGSADIYEVVESMDEIAEAFVLGVDGPGGAYWMPLFVTMAPGHTFDGDLGARIAREIRARLSPRHVPDEVIEAPGIPHTRTGKKLEVPICGVLAGRVDVSLDPRSIDNPHLVDWYREQGRGHRW; encoded by the coding sequence ATGGGGAGTAACGCGTACGAGCGGTTCGTCGAGCACGTATCGCAACGGTATGGGCTGTCACTGAAGGACTATGCCGATGTGTGGCGCTGGTCCGTTGATTCCGTACCGCAGTTCTGGCGCGCATTGTGGGAGTTCTTCGATGTTCCGGGACGCGGGCTGCGTGACGGCGATGACGGCGTGCTGTCCGATTCGGTGATGCCGTGCGCGCAATGGTTTCCGGGCACCGAGCTCAACTACGTGAGCCCGATGCTGCGCCACGCACATCTCGACGGGGACGCCATCGTGGGTGTGGATGAAGCGGGCGGGCGCATCGCGATCAGCTGGGGTGAACTGCCCGGCAGGATCGGTGCGGTGGCCGCGGAGCTGCGTCGGCTGGGGGTCGGCCGCGGTGATTGTGTGGCCGCGTATCTGCCGGATGTGCCCGATGCCATGGTCGCCTTCCTGGCCACCGCGGCGGTAGGGGCGGTGTGGGCGGGATGCGGCCAGGACTACGCCCCCGAGGGGGCGGCGGCGCGGCTGGGTCAGCTCAATCCCAAGGTTCTCATCTCCGGCCCCGGATACCAGTACAACGGTCGGTGGGTGGATAAGGCAGCCGACACCGCCGAACTGCATCGCCTGCTGCCCGGTACTCCGGTGCTGATAGTCGAATTGCCCACGGGCAGTGAAGAGCCCGTAGTCGAGATGGTGCCATTCGATCAACCGATCTGGGTCCTGTTCAGCTCGGGTACCACCGGCAAGCCCAAGGGGATTGTGCACGGCCACGGAGGCATGCTGCTGGAGCATCTCAAAGGGGCGGGGCTGCACTGCGATCTAGGCCCGGGCGACGTGTTCTTCTGGCAGACGGCGTTGTCGTGGATGATGTGGAACTTCCGGTGTAGTGGGCTGCTGGTCGGCGCCACCGTGGTCTGCTACAGCGGGCATCCGCTGTATCCCAACGCGGATCGGCTGTGGGAGCTGCTGGGTTCCGAAGCGGTGAGTTACTTCGGCACCAGCCCCGGACACCTGCAGGCAACCAAGAAGGCGAAACTGGAGCCGTCGGCCATCCATGACCTGAGTGCACTGAAGACATTGGGAAGCAGCGGATCTCCGCTCTCGCCGGACCTGTTCGATTGGGTGGGTGCGCATGTCGGGGTCACGGTGTCGTCCCTGTCGGGAGGTACCGACGTGTGCACCGCCTTCGCCGGCGGTACACCGGGAGTGCCCGCGCATCCCGGCGAGTTGCCCGCCCGCTACCTGGGGGTGGACCTGCACAGTTGGTCACCCGATTGCCGATCCCTCGTCGGTGAGGTGGGCGAAATGGTGATCCTGCAACCCATGCCCTGCATGCCGATCCGATTCTGGGATGACCCCGATGGATCACGTTATCGGGCTGCCTATTTCGAGCATGAATGGGCCGATGGCCCACACCCCGGGGTCTGGCGCCATGGTGACTGGGTCACCGTCACCGAGCACGGATCGCTGGTCATCCATGGACGCAGTGACGCCACCCTGAACCGCAACGGAATCCGGATGGGCTCGGCGGACATCTACGAGGTCGTGGAGTCCATGGACGAGATCGCGGAGGCATTCGTCCTCGGTGTCGACGGGCCCGGTGGCGCGTATTGGATGCCGCTGTTCGTCACGATGGCGCCGGGGCACACCTTCGATGGCGACCTGGGTGCCCGGATCGCGCGGGAGATCCGGGCCCGGCTGTCGCCGCGGCATGTCCCCGACGAGGTGATCGAGGCGCCGGGAATCCCGCACACCCGAACCGGCAAGAAGCTCGAGGTCCCCATCTGTGGTGTGCTCGCCGGACGCGTTGACGTGTCATTGGATCCGCGTTCGATCGACAATCCCCATCTGGTCGACTGGTACCGGGAGCAGGGGCGCGGTCACCGCTGGTAG
- a CDS encoding AMP-binding protein, translated as MKSYEAGPSTSPIIEETIGENFERIAGTYPDVDALVEVAGGRSWTYRELDADINRVARGLMSLGIDAGDRVGIWAPNCPEWVLVQYATAKIGAILVNINPAYRTHELAYALNQSGVRTLVCATAFKSSDYVTMVEQVRPEVPSLVDVLFIGTSDWADLITVAGQVSEEALRTRMSQLSNTDPINIQYTSGTTGYPKGATLSHRNVVNNGYFVTESIHLEAGDRLCVPVPFYHCFGMVMGNLGCTTHGATIVVPSPGFDAARTLEAIERERCVGVYGVPTMFIAMLADPDFAQRDLSSLRTGIMAGSVCPVEVMKRCIDDLHMAEVAIAYGMTETSPVSCQTLVDDDLDRRTATVGRAHPHVEIKVVDPGTGETAERGHSGELCTRGYSVMLGYWNNEEYTREVIDSDGWMHSGDLAVMREDGYCTIIGRIKDMVIRGGENIYPREIEEFLLTHPDIEDVQVVGVPDEKYGEELCAWVRMRTDRASLDVAAVRAFAAGRLAHYKIPRYVQVVESFPMTVTGKVRKIEIRAQAIELLGLREPGRSHGE; from the coding sequence ATGAAGTCCTATGAGGCCGGGCCGTCGACGTCCCCGATCATCGAGGAGACGATTGGTGAGAACTTCGAGCGCATCGCCGGTACCTATCCCGATGTTGATGCGCTGGTCGAGGTCGCGGGCGGACGCAGTTGGACATACCGGGAGCTCGACGCCGACATCAATCGCGTTGCGCGCGGCCTTATGTCACTCGGAATCGACGCAGGGGACCGGGTGGGCATCTGGGCGCCGAACTGTCCGGAGTGGGTCCTGGTGCAGTACGCGACGGCAAAGATCGGCGCAATACTGGTCAACATCAACCCGGCCTACCGAACCCATGAGCTGGCCTATGCCCTCAATCAGTCGGGTGTTCGCACGCTGGTCTGTGCCACGGCGTTCAAGTCCTCCGACTACGTCACGATGGTGGAACAGGTGCGCCCGGAGGTGCCCTCGCTGGTGGACGTCTTGTTCATCGGTACCTCCGACTGGGCGGATCTGATTACCGTCGCAGGGCAGGTCTCCGAGGAGGCACTGCGCACCCGGATGTCACAGCTGTCCAACACCGATCCCATCAACATCCAGTACACCTCGGGGACAACGGGTTATCCGAAGGGTGCGACACTGTCGCACCGCAACGTGGTCAACAACGGATACTTTGTGACCGAGTCGATTCACCTGGAAGCCGGCGATCGGCTGTGCGTCCCGGTGCCCTTCTACCACTGCTTCGGAATGGTCATGGGCAATCTCGGATGCACGACGCACGGCGCCACCATCGTGGTCCCGTCGCCGGGATTCGATGCGGCACGCACGCTCGAGGCGATCGAACGTGAGCGCTGTGTGGGGGTGTATGGGGTGCCCACCATGTTCATCGCCATGCTGGCAGACCCCGACTTCGCGCAGCGCGACCTGTCCAGCCTGCGGACGGGAATCATGGCGGGTTCGGTGTGCCCCGTAGAAGTGATGAAGCGGTGCATAGACGATCTGCACATGGCAGAGGTGGCAATCGCGTACGGAATGACCGAGACATCGCCTGTCTCGTGCCAGACGCTCGTCGACGACGACCTCGATCGCCGCACCGCGACAGTCGGGCGTGCGCACCCGCACGTTGAGATCAAGGTGGTCGACCCCGGGACCGGAGAAACGGCGGAACGCGGGCACTCTGGTGAGCTGTGCACGCGCGGCTATTCGGTGATGCTCGGTTACTGGAACAACGAGGAGTACACCCGTGAGGTGATCGACTCCGACGGATGGATGCATAGCGGGGACCTGGCCGTGATGCGAGAGGATGGCTACTGCACCATCATTGGGCGAATCAAGGACATGGTGATTCGTGGCGGCGAAAACATCTATCCGCGCGAGATCGAGGAGTTTCTGCTCACCCATCCCGACATCGAGGATGTTCAGGTTGTTGGGGTGCCGGACGAGAAGTACGGCGAAGAATTGTGCGCGTGGGTTCGGATGAGGACAGACCGTGCGAGTTTGGACGTCGCCGCCGTGCGTGCCTTCGCCGCGGGGCGCCTTGCCCACTACAAGATTCCGCGCTACGTGCAGGTGGTCGAGAGCTTCCCGATGACCGTCACCGGGAAGGTACGCAAGATCGAAATACGGGCGCAGGCGATCGAACTTCTGGGGTTACGCGAGCCGGGCCGGTCGCATGGGGAGTAA